Proteins from a genomic interval of Vreelandella profundi:
- a CDS encoding lysozyme inhibitor LprI family protein, producing MKKYLLIALAAMSLSAVADDEELDCNNIMNTLETNRCAAIELEAAEDDLTHYLETSVEHNAVDPVLVDAIQVAQKQWQAYTAAHCGAVYTQWRDGTIRNVMTISCRTRLTKQRTHDIWEDFLTYMDSTPPVLPEPGVE from the coding sequence ATGAAAAAGTATTTACTAATAGCTCTCGCTGCCATGTCGTTGTCAGCCGTTGCTGACGACGAGGAGCTTGATTGCAATAATATAATGAATACGCTTGAGACCAATCGGTGCGCGGCTATCGAGTTAGAGGCCGCCGAGGATGACCTCACCCACTATCTGGAAACGAGCGTTGAACATAACGCGGTTGACCCTGTGTTAGTCGATGCTATCCAGGTGGCTCAAAAGCAGTGGCAGGCGTATACCGCTGCCCATTGCGGCGCTGTCTATACGCAATGGCGCGACGGGACCATTCGAAACGTTATGACGATTTCTTGCAGAACCAGGTTAACGAAACAAAGAACGCATGACATCTGGGAAGACTTCCTAACGTATATGGATAGTACTCCGCCGGTTTTACCGGAACCAGGTGTTGAGTAA
- a CDS encoding zinc ribbon domain-containing protein, with translation MARSNKPIVRTYRGKQAVAQRSFLNDAEKQEAKGYFPVSEKWEPGSYGCLGFLVALVLCFVLIGFLIFIYMVLVKPPGTLTVTYEYQPEQQKIVVEEKTCPKCAENVKAAALVCRFCGHDFAH, from the coding sequence ATGGCTAGAAGTAACAAACCGATCGTCCGGACTTATAGGGGCAAACAGGCCGTAGCACAGCGGTCGTTTCTGAACGACGCCGAGAAGCAAGAAGCTAAAGGTTACTTTCCAGTTTCCGAGAAATGGGAGCCGGGTTCGTATGGCTGTCTTGGGTTTCTGGTGGCACTTGTACTTTGCTTCGTGCTCATAGGGTTTTTAATATTCATATATATGGTCTTGGTGAAACCACCGGGCACGCTGACCGTTACTTACGAATATCAGCCCGAGCAGCAAAAAATAGTAGTGGAAGAAAAAACGTGTCCCAAATGTGCTGAAAATGTCAAAGCCGCAGCGCTTGTCTGTCGGTTTTGCGGTCATGATTTCGCTCATTAG
- a CDS encoding glycerol dehydrogenase has translation MEATNEKVFISPARYVQGEGVTARAGHYVSALGKTALLIADDVVWKIAGKELSASLESEGVSFERAVFEGEASDREIDRLVELGRKQQAKVVIGFGGGKTIDTAKGVAEKLEAACAILPTTASTDAPTSALSVIYSDDGEFESYRFYNKNPDLVLVDTGIICKAPPRFLASGIADAMATWVEARAAIRANANNMAGGKATLLGATIGQKCEEILFEHAMLAYQANQAQIVTPSFEAVVEANTLLSGLGFESGGLAAAHAIHNGFTALHGEIHNLTHGEKVAYGTLAQLILDQTPQAELEEYLDLYLALGLPVTLKALKLDQASEEDLYRVAEAALKEGESSHNLAYELTPKQIVSAIKAVDVHARAFMEKVGLSE, from the coding sequence ATGGAAGCCACGAACGAGAAAGTCTTTATCAGCCCTGCCCGCTATGTTCAGGGTGAAGGTGTAACCGCACGCGCCGGCCATTATGTCTCGGCACTCGGGAAAACGGCGCTGCTTATTGCCGACGACGTTGTCTGGAAAATTGCGGGCAAGGAACTCAGCGCTAGCCTGGAAAGCGAAGGCGTGAGTTTCGAGCGCGCTGTGTTCGAAGGTGAGGCTTCTGATCGCGAAATCGATCGTCTCGTTGAGCTCGGCCGCAAGCAGCAGGCGAAGGTCGTCATTGGCTTTGGTGGCGGCAAAACCATCGACACCGCTAAAGGCGTGGCTGAAAAGCTAGAAGCGGCCTGTGCCATACTGCCAACGACCGCCTCCACCGATGCGCCCACCAGCGCCCTATCGGTCATTTACAGCGACGATGGCGAGTTCGAATCTTATCGCTTCTACAATAAGAACCCCGATTTAGTACTGGTCGATACCGGCATTATCTGCAAGGCGCCGCCGCGCTTTTTGGCCTCCGGCATTGCCGATGCGATGGCCACCTGGGTCGAGGCACGCGCCGCCATTCGCGCCAACGCCAACAATATGGCGGGCGGCAAGGCCACCCTGCTGGGCGCGACCATCGGCCAGAAGTGCGAAGAAATTCTCTTCGAGCACGCCATGCTGGCCTATCAGGCCAACCAAGCACAAATCGTCACGCCCTCGTTCGAGGCAGTGGTCGAAGCCAACACCCTGCTCAGCGGTTTAGGCTTTGAAAGTGGCGGCCTGGCGGCGGCTCACGCTATCCATAACGGCTTTACCGCCCTGCACGGCGAGATTCACAACCTAACCCACGGCGAAAAAGTGGCGTACGGCACGCTCGCACAATTGATTCTCGACCAAACGCCCCAGGCGGAGCTGGAAGAGTATCTGGATCTCTACCTCGCGCTAGGCCTGCCGGTGACCTTGAAAGCACTCAAGCTTGACCAGGCCAGCGAGGAAGATCTTTATCGTGTAGCCGAGGCGGCACTGAAGGAAGGCGAATCAAGCCATAATCTGGCGTATGAACTGACGCCTAAGCAAATCGTCAGCGCTATTAAAGCGGTGGATGTGCATGCGCGCGCGTTTATGGAGAAAGTTGGCCTGAGCGAGTAA